One window of Abyssibacter profundi genomic DNA carries:
- the trxA gene encoding thioredoxin TrxA → MSENIAVVTDASFDEDVKQASVPVLVDYWAEWCGPCKMIAPVLEEIAKDYDGRLKVAKLNVDENPGTPPKFGIRGIPTLMLFKDGEVAATKVGALSKAQLSDFIDQHIA, encoded by the coding sequence ATGAGCGAGAACATCGCTGTCGTAACCGACGCCAGCTTCGACGAAGATGTGAAGCAGGCTTCGGTACCGGTACTGGTCGACTACTGGGCGGAATGGTGCGGTCCCTGCAAGATGATCGCCCCAGTCCTGGAAGAAATTGCCAAGGACTATGACGGTCGCCTCAAGGTGGCCAAGCTCAATGTCGACGAAAACCCGGGCACGCCGCCCAAGTTCGGCATCCGTGGTATTCCGACGCTGATGCTGTTTAAGGACGGCGAAGTGGCAGCCACCAAGGTCGGCGCGCTGTCCAAGGCCCAATTGTCCGACTTCATCGATCAGCACATCGCCTGA
- the rho gene encoding transcription termination factor Rho: MNISELKSKTASELIEEAEAMGIENVSRAKKQDVIFQMIRTRAKMGQQIFGDGVLEILSDGFGFLRAPEASYQAGPDDIYVSPSQIRRFSLRTGDSITGQIRTPKDNERYFALLKVDTINGETPEQSKRKVPFENLTPLFPEQQLVMEVGNGSTEDITARIVDIVSPFGKGQRGLIVSPPKAGKTMLMQNLAQSVAANYPDAYLIVLLIDERPEEVTDMQRSVRGEVVSSTFDEPAARHVQVAEMVIEKAKRLVEHKMDVVILLDSITRLARAYNTVAPSSGKVLTGGVDANALQKPKRFFGAARNVEEGGSLTIIATALVETGSKMDEVIYEEFKGTGNMEIQMERRIAEKRVFPAININRSGTRREELMMDAVTLQKVWVLRKLLHSMDEIAAVELLIDRMKQTKTNAEFFDSMKRQ; this comes from the coding sequence CTGAACATCAGTGAGCTCAAGTCCAAGACAGCCTCCGAGCTCATTGAGGAAGCCGAGGCCATGGGCATCGAGAATGTCTCGCGGGCCAAAAAGCAGGACGTCATCTTTCAGATGATCCGCACCCGCGCCAAGATGGGTCAGCAAATCTTTGGCGACGGCGTGCTGGAAATTCTCTCGGATGGATTTGGCTTTCTGCGCGCGCCTGAGGCGTCATACCAGGCGGGCCCGGACGACATCTACGTCTCCCCATCGCAGATTCGACGCTTCTCGCTGCGCACCGGCGACAGCATTACCGGCCAGATTCGGACACCTAAAGACAATGAGCGCTATTTCGCGCTGCTCAAGGTCGACACCATCAATGGTGAAACGCCGGAACAGTCCAAGCGCAAAGTGCCCTTCGAGAACCTGACCCCGCTGTTCCCGGAACAGCAGCTGGTCATGGAAGTGGGCAATGGCAGCACCGAAGACATCACCGCAAGAATCGTCGATATCGTCTCGCCTTTCGGTAAGGGACAGCGCGGGCTGATCGTCTCGCCGCCCAAAGCCGGTAAGACCATGCTGATGCAGAATCTGGCGCAAAGCGTGGCCGCCAACTACCCGGACGCGTACCTCATCGTGCTGCTCATCGATGAGCGCCCAGAAGAAGTCACCGACATGCAGCGCTCTGTGCGCGGCGAGGTCGTGTCGTCGACGTTTGACGAGCCGGCAGCGCGCCACGTCCAGGTGGCCGAGATGGTCATCGAGAAGGCCAAGCGCCTGGTCGAGCACAAGATGGATGTCGTCATTCTGCTGGACTCCATCACACGCTTGGCACGTGCCTACAACACGGTCGCCCCCAGCTCCGGCAAGGTGCTGACCGGCGGCGTGGACGCCAACGCACTGCAAAAGCCGAAGCGCTTTTTCGGCGCGGCCCGCAATGTGGAGGAAGGTGGCTCACTCACCATCATTGCCACGGCACTGGTGGAAACCGGCTCCAAGATGGACGAGGTGATCTACGAGGAGTTCAAGGGCACCGGCAACATGGAAATCCAGATGGAACGCCGGATCGCCGAGAAGCGCGTGTTCCCGGCCATCAACATCAACCGCTCCGGCACGCGCCGCGAAGAGTTGATGATGGATGCCGTCACGCTGCAGAAGGTCTGGGTGCTGCGCAAGCTGCTGCATTCCATGGACGAGATCGCAGCGGTCGAACTGCTGATCGACCGAATGAAACAGACCAAGACCAACGCGGAGTTCTTCGACTCCATGAAGCGGCAGTAG
- a CDS encoding GNAT family N-acetyltransferase, whose protein sequence is MNIRNATPNDAPTILDMVDLAGEGIPRYLWRTGARNGESPLEAGLRQMSERQGEFSFTHSRVYAHQDAVVGVCQAFDLDSVRNHRDIQNCCDVIRGLVELEEMAQGSWYINALATASSLRGRGVGRALLADSVRRADALGLRQVSLIVSSNNRPAKALYDRLGFRFEAQRVAEQFPEQGHGGEWILMLAETDALIEALPMQAAALPASETPRHDRPHPAVAQSERRHAMDSGVLAVGT, encoded by the coding sequence ATGAACATTCGAAACGCGACCCCGAACGACGCACCGACGATCCTCGACATGGTGGATCTCGCCGGTGAAGGGATTCCCCGATATCTGTGGCGCACCGGCGCCCGCAACGGCGAATCACCCCTGGAAGCGGGTTTGCGGCAGATGTCCGAACGCCAGGGCGAGTTCAGCTTCACCCATTCTCGCGTCTACGCGCATCAGGATGCCGTCGTCGGCGTCTGCCAGGCCTTCGACCTGGATTCCGTTCGGAATCACCGGGACATCCAGAATTGCTGCGACGTGATCCGCGGCTTGGTCGAACTCGAAGAGATGGCCCAGGGCAGCTGGTATATCAATGCACTGGCCACCGCATCCAGCCTGCGTGGCCGCGGTGTTGGACGTGCGCTACTGGCCGACTCGGTCCGGCGCGCAGACGCCCTGGGACTGCGACAGGTCAGCCTGATCGTCTCGTCGAACAACCGCCCCGCCAAGGCTTTGTACGATCGGCTCGGGTTTCGTTTCGAAGCCCAGCGAGTGGCCGAGCAGTTCCCCGAGCAAGGCCACGGCGGGGAATGGATTCTGATGCTTGCGGAAACCGACGCCCTGATCGAGGCGCTGCCCATGCAGGCAGCGGCGTTGCCGGCGAGCGAGACCCCCAGGCATGACCGTCCACATCCTGCAGTCGCACAATCCGAACGCCGTCACGCCATGGATTCAGGCGTGCTTGCAGTCGGTACGTAA
- a CDS encoding host attachment protein: MHEDFQHRLVVVADAAQAKIFRFRAARLPLEPVEVLSHEASRLKNQELVTGGQGATHASAGHGEDQTNGSRQAHEHEAERFAVELAGWLRDARTQQGVDDLVLISAPRFLGRLRDHLDRPTARCVSQSINKDLASHPTDAIERALDMDVVH, translated from the coding sequence ATGCACGAAGACTTTCAGCACCGCCTGGTGGTGGTGGCCGATGCAGCCCAGGCCAAGATTTTCCGGTTCCGGGCGGCCCGACTACCCCTTGAGCCAGTCGAGGTTTTGTCGCATGAGGCGTCGCGGCTAAAAAACCAGGAGTTGGTCACCGGCGGGCAGGGCGCCACGCACGCCAGTGCCGGCCACGGCGAAGACCAAACCAATGGCAGCCGTCAGGCCCACGAGCATGAGGCGGAGCGCTTTGCAGTCGAGCTGGCGGGTTGGCTGCGCGATGCGCGCACCCAGCAAGGCGTGGACGATTTGGTTCTGATTTCGGCGCCCCGCTTCCTGGGCCGATTACGCGATCATCTGGATCGGCCGACCGCACGATGCGTGTCGCAGTCCATCAATAAGGATCTGGCTTCGCATCCCACCGATGCGATTGAACGTGCGCTAGACATGGACGTCGTTCACTAA
- a CDS encoding DUF1499 domain-containing protein gives MSKLDDLMAGQRWLPVGALALLGALGLGGCAAIGEHRVGLTAEGRLQPCPPAPRCVSSQAQVQQRSVRPLVLRTDRPDVWSAVRDTVSAQPRTVIVDSRRDYLRAEVSSPWGVYTDDLELLRQSDRIDLRSTARLGYYDFGVNRERVNALRQALIRRGLVEVSNPGEPAVRPSD, from the coding sequence GTGAGCAAACTTGACGATTTGATGGCAGGGCAGCGGTGGCTGCCGGTCGGGGCGCTTGCTCTGCTCGGGGCACTCGGGCTCGGTGGCTGCGCCGCGATCGGCGAACACCGCGTCGGGCTGACCGCCGAAGGCCGCCTGCAGCCTTGTCCGCCGGCACCGCGCTGCGTGAGTTCGCAGGCTCAGGTTCAGCAGCGGTCGGTGCGCCCCCTGGTCTTGCGGACCGACCGTCCTGATGTTTGGTCCGCGGTGCGCGACACGGTCAGCGCGCAGCCGCGGACGGTGATTGTCGACAGTCGACGGGACTACCTGCGTGCCGAGGTCAGTAGCCCCTGGGGTGTCTACACCGATGATCTCGAGTTGCTGCGGCAGTCCGACCGGATCGACCTGCGGTCCACCGCCCGTCTTGGCTACTACGACTTCGGTGTGAATCGAGAGCGCGTGAACGCGCTGCGCCAAGCGCTGATCCGCCGCGGACTGGTCGAAGTCAGCAATCCGGGCGAGCCTGCCGTCCGACCAAGCGACTAG